ACCTCGGCTGCTTCGGCTTGAATCTGCTGGAGATAGTTTGGATTACTTTGGAGCACTGCGGCCAGGCCGCTTCCACTTAGCGCATAGTCGCGTACCGTCCACCGCTGATAATGTCCACCCAGGCGCAGCTCATGGTTTTGCTGCTGCGAGACCAGTCCTAGAGACACATTCCAATAAGACTGCTCCCGGCGCTGATAGTTGGTCATTACCCGTCCAGGCCGATGGAAGCGGAAGGTGCGGAATTGATACCACGGGGGTTGGATATATTGCCCTTGCCAAAACCGCGTGTACAGGTCAGCTAGTTCAGGATCCTTCGCCAGCGCCTCACGGATAGCATCTCGATTATAGTAGTTCACGATGTTGACCACCGCGCCGCCTTGACCATCCGCTTCAGGCTTCCCCAAAAGGGGATCGTACACTTCAAAGTTGTACTGGAAAAACCCTACGTTACCTTCCAAGTAGGTGTTGGAGCCCAAAAAGTACGTTGCCTGTAAGTTGGCTAGCCGGCGCAGGTCATCCCGACGCGGGAGGCGTTCCTGATTGTAGAAGTTGCGAATGGGCAATGTATTAATACGCCGGTTACCGCTCAGCTGCGCAAAGCCCAGCCGCAACCGCAAGGGATTGAAGTCAAACTGCAGCGTTCCATTAACGCGCAGCTCCTCTAGCGGCCGCCCAATTCCCGGGAGTTTTCCGTCTTCCCAGCGCAACGATCTGACCGCCATATCCCCCCGGATATCATCGATAGGAGGAATGCACTCTTGATTCGGATCGTTAACGCACAAACCACCATTGCGGCTATAATCCAGATTGGCGCCATACCAGTACATCGGGTCGTAATTGTCCGTAGTCCGGTAGTTCAGCGCCACAAAGAACCGGTGCTGGTTCCACACCAGGGGTCCACCGAGCGTAAAGGTAAGGTCGTTGTAGCCATAAGAATAGGTGTTGTTAAAAGCATCGGCGGCAAAATCGCTCTCATACTGTACCAAGCCGCTCAGGCGCGGACCACCGGTACGCAGCACTTGCTGGACAATGCCTGCGTTGGCCCCACCCAGCTCTGCACTATAGCCCCCTGCAAAAACCTGCACTTCCTCCAGCGCTTCGGGGATAACTGGAATGACGTTGTCCGTCCCCAACAGGCTACGGGAGCTGATGCCTTCCAGCAGGAATTCGGTCTCGTCCGGGCGTCCACCTCGGATATAAATTTCATTATTCAAGAACGTCACTCCTGGCTGGATAGCGTAGTAGGTAGTGACATCGCGCGTGGGAAGCTTTTCAAACTCCTCGCGGTCCAGCCGGCGGACGGCATTCGTTGCCGTTGGGTTCACCAACGGTCGCGCGGCCACTACCACAATCTCCTCACCTTCAATGGTAGCCGGCCGAAGCTCAAAGTCTAGACGGGTAGTAATCCCAGCGATAATCTGGACATTCTCCTGCCGCACCGTCACATAGCCGACAAAGCTGGCCACCACGGTATAGGTACCGGGGGGAACTTCAAAGATGTTGTACTGGCCATCGACATCTGCGGAAGTCCCTAGCGTAGTCCCCTCTAAGAAGACGTTAGCACCGGCAAGGGGTTCACCGGTGCTAGCGTCTATTACACGTCCTGAAAGCTTTCCGGTATTCTGGGCCACAGCCCAACTAGGGAAAAGCAGGAGTGCCAAAAGTCGTAGGCTCCATGCGCGAACCATACGTTCCTCCTCTATCGTTGGCTTAGTGGAAATAAAAAAGCGCTTTCAAAAGCCCATTGGCTAATATTTTACATTCCCTTCAAAAAGTCAACACCTACGTCCAAGAACTTGCTACATATTAAACCAGATAACTTTAGCAGCCAAAAGTGCCTTTAGGGAGTTGTTGGCAAGCCTTGTTGAACGGTAGGATGGCTGCCCTGAACGGTCAAAGCGCACGGACCAACTTCCAGTGGCGCAGGCGATCTTGAAGGTAATTCAGCAGCTGCGCTTCGGCAATGCGCTCCTGCAGCATTGTGTCGCGGTCGCGTACCGTGACGGTACCGTCTTCAAGCGTCTGGCTATCGATCGTCACGCAAAACGGCGTGCCTACTTCGTCCATGCGACGATAGCGCCGGCCGATGGCACCTTTTTCATCGTAGAAAGTGTGGACAAACGGCTGCAAATCACGCAAAATGGCTTGCGCGCGCTCAGGCATGCCATCTTTACGCACCAAGGGCAATACCGCTACAGTTATCGGCGCTAATCTGGGATGCAGCCGTAGCACGACGCGCGTTTCGCCCTCGACCTCTTCTTCATCGTAAGCTTCGCAGAGCAGCATCAGAATGGTCCGGTCAAGTCCTACGGAGGTCTCCACTACATAAGGGATATAGTGCTCCTGCGTTTGTGGATCAAAGTATTCCATCCGTTTACCCGAAAACTCCTGATGCCGTCGCAGG
This Rhodothermus bifroesti DNA region includes the following protein-coding sequences:
- a CDS encoding TonB-dependent receptor, translated to MVRAWSLRLLALLLFPSWAVAQNTGKLSGRVIDASTGEPLAGANVFLEGTTLGTSADVDGQYNIFEVPPGTYTVVASFVGYVTVRQENVQIIAGITTRLDFELRPATIEGEEIVVVAARPLVNPTATNAVRRLDREEFEKLPTRDVTTYYAIQPGVTFLNNEIYIRGGRPDETEFLLEGISSRSLLGTDNVIPVIPEALEEVQVFAGGYSAELGGANAGIVQQVLRTGGPRLSGLVQYESDFAADAFNNTYSYGYNDLTFTLGGPLVWNQHRFFVALNYRTTDNYDPMYWYGANLDYSRNGGLCVNDPNQECIPPIDDIRGDMAVRSLRWEDGKLPGIGRPLEELRVNGTLQFDFNPLRLRLGFAQLSGNRRINTLPIRNFYNQERLPRRDDLRRLANLQATYFLGSNTYLEGNVGFFQYNFEVYDPLLGKPEADGQGGAVVNIVNYYNRDAIREALAKDPELADLYTRFWQGQYIQPPWYQFRTFRFHRPGRVMTNYQRREQSYWNVSLGLVSQQQNHELRLGGHYQRWTVRDYALSGSGLAAVLQSNPNYLQQIQAEAAEVAFRIRQDGWGGYGYDEFMNKINSGLDGPKRPVTASVYINDKIEFNDIIVNAGLRLDYFDMDLWTVDDLTNPAYDASNATVLGADEAPNGLKSAPAKTVLQPRLGLSFPVTERTVFHLQYGKFAQMPDMAYVYTRRSRMALIFSGRFFFASPFAFDLDPIKTTQYEIGFSHQFTDYSAFDITAFYRKTEGQLEIIRQNTDPRSPASDYNLFVNGDFAIARGIEISLRTRRVGGVMAIFNYTLTDAKGTNSEPGGQVSALENGTAPPSLLQPLSFEQRHRGSVVLDYRTGPTDPVALQNLSVNLLFSFNSGHRYTRSTGGIGQRAADEGALLTSSDPRNRVPLEPLNASTTPWYFRTDLRLEKGFTFGRATATAYMYIENLLNRRNPVNVYLRTGSATDDGFLNNPELSQEIVAAQGPDYVYYYQQINLRNRQHYIADEGVDLLDRPRQVRLGLRLEF